A stretch of DNA from Deinococcus seoulensis:
AAGGAGACACCCTGGGACTAAACATCGTGATGTACGACGGCGACACGGCCGACGCTCGCCCCGGAGCCAACATCAGCCAGAGCGGCCTGGCCTGGGCGTCGTTCAGCTGGGGCGGCAAGCAGGCCGTGCCGTACCTGTGGCCCCGCGTGACCCTGGGCCGCTGAGCGCCGCTCCCTCCCCACACCAGCCCCCATTCACTCACTGCAAGGAGAGACCCATGAAACACCTCGTCACGCTGGCCCTGGCCCTGACCGTCACCGCGTCCGCCGCGCCCGTCACCCTGACGTACTGGCAGTACGACTACGCCAGCAAGGTCAGCACCATGAACGACCTGATCAAGAAGTTCGAGGCGCAGAACCCCGACATCAAGATCAAGCAGGAGACCTTCCCATACGACGCGTACAACCAGAAAGTCGCCTCAAGCGTTCCCGCAGGACAGGGACCGGACGTGGTGAACATGTTCTACGGCTGGTTGCCGCAGTACGTGGACAGCGGCTACCTGCAGCCCCTGCCTGCCAAGGACTTCCCGACCGCCGCCATCGAACGGGACTTCGTGCCCATGATCAAGACCAGCAAGATCGGCGGGAAGTACTACGCGCTGCCGACCAGCGTCCGCACGCTGGCCGTCTTCTACAACAAGGACCTGTTCAAGGCGTCTGGCGTCCTGACTCCGCCCCGCACCTGGGAGGATTTCATCGCTGCATCACAGAAGATCGTCAAGGGCGCCCCGCCCCGCTTCACGCAGCTGGGCTTCGGCATCCAGCCGGACGGGCAGGACTACCACATGCTGCGCGAAGTCCTCGTCCGGCAGTACGGCGGCTCACCGTACAGCGCCGACGGGAAGACCGTCACGTACGACAGCGCCGCCGGGTTGAAAGCCATGACCTTCTACACTGACCTGTACAC
This window harbors:
- a CDS encoding extracellular solute-binding protein, with amino-acid sequence MKHLVTLALALTVTASAAPVTLTYWQYDYASKVSTMNDLIKKFEAQNPDIKIKQETFPYDAYNQKVASSVPAGQGPDVVNMFYGWLPQYVDSGYLQPLPAKDFPTAAIERDFVPMIKTSKIGGKYYALPTSVRTLAVFYNKDLFKASGVLTPPRTWEDFIAASQKIVKGAPPRFTQLGFGIQPDGQDYHMLREVLVRQYGGSPYSADGKTVTYDSAAGLKAMTFYTDLYTKYKLGTPNFFPGNNSYRDAFIAGKVGMIIDGSFAVATIQKGAKFNWGVMTLPTFKGSSVRSNFGSYWVNGITKNAKGDKLAASVKFLKFLTSAETQRTWLENVGEIPAGKKLSSDATLRRDPVYGPFVASLPFAHSTLFVDEAGQRKAWVDAINTVILQGATPASAIKRAATDEQKILNEYYK